In a genomic window of Planctomycetota bacterium:
- the murF gene encoding UDP-N-acetylmuramoyl-tripeptide--D-alanyl-D-alanine ligase: MRALRLADIISCTRGNLLNRNIKVNGLLVRRISTDTRSLKKGDLFVALKGANFDGHKFIPQAEKGKASSIIVSVKPARLPAKVPVIKVSDTTRALGDIARFYRRLVGARIIAITGSNGKTTTKEMIYHILSTCGCETVRSPKSFNNAVGVPVTMFSIDAFHKYAIFEVGTNHPGEIAYLAGIIRPDIAVITNIGASHLDGLGSLKAVAREKASLLKSLGKNGIAIILPNNKLLAPYLKKALYKTVTIPSARAVASSGGFRFTFGKYHGYLPVMGACNISNAMAALATVRALGIDIKRAVNALKSFHLPAMRMEKESAGGVTFINDAYNSNPQSAAAAIHEMKSIDAKGRKILVFGSMNELGAYSKKYHAQIADEIISAKPDAVLAVGEETRITAQRIYEKFPRTGKIVLSYFSSAAQAGDYLGSYLKKGDLVLLKGSRAVGLEETLKRAKHALKRK, encoded by the coding sequence ATGCGCGCATTACGCCTGGCCGATATTATTTCGTGCACACGGGGCAATCTGCTTAACCGGAATATCAAAGTAAATGGTCTGCTTGTCAGGCGTATTTCCACGGATACCCGCTCCCTTAAAAAGGGCGATTTATTCGTCGCACTGAAAGGCGCCAATTTCGACGGCCATAAATTCATCCCTCAGGCGGAAAAAGGAAAAGCTTCTTCCATTATCGTATCAGTAAAACCGGCTCGCCTCCCGGCAAAGGTGCCGGTTATCAAGGTTTCCGATACCACCCGCGCGCTGGGAGATATCGCCCGCTTTTACCGCAGGCTGGTCGGCGCCAGAATAATCGCCATTACCGGCAGTAACGGCAAGACCACGACCAAGGAAATGATTTACCACATCCTTTCCACGTGTGGGTGTGAAACCGTCCGCTCCCCCAAGAGTTTTAATAATGCCGTCGGCGTTCCGGTAACCATGTTCTCGATAGACGCTTTCCATAAATACGCCATATTTGAAGTAGGCACCAACCATCCGGGCGAGATTGCCTATCTTGCCGGGATAATCCGGCCGGATATCGCCGTTATCACGAATATCGGGGCAAGCCATCTGGACGGCCTCGGCAGCCTGAAAGCAGTCGCGCGCGAAAAGGCATCGCTCCTAAAATCGCTCGGCAAAAACGGCATCGCAATCATCCTGCCCAATAACAAACTGCTCGCGCCGTATCTTAAAAAGGCGCTATATAAAACTGTAACTATCCCTTCCGCTCGGGCTGTGGCTTCGTCAGGCGGTTTCCGTTTTACCTTCGGTAAGTACCACGGGTATCTGCCGGTTATGGGCGCGTGCAATATCTCAAACGCCATGGCCGCCCTGGCAACCGTCCGCGCGCTCGGCATCGATATTAAAAGGGCTGTAAACGCCCTGAAGAGTTTTCACCTACCGGCAATGCGCATGGAAAAGGAATCCGCCGGCGGCGTGACATTCATAAACGACGCCTATAATTCCAATCCGCAGTCGGCCGCGGCCGCCATCCACGAAATGAAATCAATTGATGCCAAAGGGCGCAAGATTCTGGTCTTCGGCTCGATGAATGAACTGGGCGCTTATTCCAAAAAATACCACGCCCAAATCGCGGATGAAATAATTTCCGCTAAGCCTGATGCCGTCCTTGCCGTCGGAGAAGAAACACGGATAACCGCCCAGCGGATTTATGAGAAATTCCCCAGGACGGGTAAGATTGTTTTATCCTATTTCTCCTCGGCCGCCCAGGCAGGCGATTACCTCGGGAGCTACCTAAAAAAAGGCGACCTGGTCTTATTAAAAGGCTCGCGCGCTGTCGGATTAGAAGAAACGCTAAAAAGGGCCAAACATGCCCTAAAGAGGAAGTAA
- a CDS encoding metal-dependent hydrolase encodes MTLVGHGLMGASVGILIVPSQISGKKLIPVIIIAAILGNLPDSNFPYWGHELYYFSHSLLVLSIVTALLIPVERLASFFREFSLGRLFLFNWLCILSHLGIDTLYNQGNGLNPFWPFSSLRIHFPIPLFHWASTNDWSTWNNMQEYLIEGGVFGLILLISILIKRLYVLKLSRP; translated from the coding sequence ATGACACTCGTCGGACATGGTTTGATGGGGGCGTCGGTCGGCATCCTGATAGTTCCTTCTCAAATATCAGGGAAGAAACTGATTCCGGTTATTATCATAGCGGCTATCTTGGGAAACCTGCCCGATTCCAATTTCCCTTATTGGGGGCACGAGCTTTATTACTTTTCCCACTCATTACTCGTTTTATCAATCGTTACCGCCTTGCTTATTCCGGTTGAAAGGCTGGCATCCTTTTTCAGGGAGTTCTCTTTGGGCAGGCTCTTCCTCTTTAACTGGCTGTGTATTTTATCCCACTTGGGGATTGATACATTATATAATCAGGGCAATGGCTTAAATCCATTCTGGCCCTTTTCATCGCTAAGGATACACTTTCCCATTCCGCTATTCCATTGGGCGTCAACTAACGACTGGTCCACCTGGAATAATATGCAGGAATATTTGATTGAAGGTGGTGTTTTTGGCTTAATATTGCTTATCAGTATCTTAATCAAGCGATTATATGTCTTAAAGCTAAGCAGACCATGA
- the ftsW gene encoding putative lipid II flippase FtsW gives MLKNRRVLLCAVLALICIGVVMVYSSSFFLAERTSSFSNGYFFFNKHLTWVLISIVAMLLIKEIPYQFYSKISFIMLLVTAGLLVAVFVPGVGRYYYGAHRWIKIGPVGFQPSEFVKFGLIIFIAAFISKDPERLRDFKKGLLPLLIIIGVVLGLIMVEPDIGTTAFLVIIASILIFVGGAKLMHTVPIVASVVVLGAIAAFVFFPHVVDRCTTFLDPTADPGGKGYQINQALIGLGAGGFNGAGIGLSKQKLFYLPQQHTDFIMAIIGEEFGFIGIMFIMFLFFLIFWKGWQVFRKSTDNFAALLSLGITLIITLQALLNLAVVTASMPTKGMGMPFISYGGSAILATMCGVGILLNIAKQTEKKPAPAEKVVSG, from the coding sequence ATGCTGAAAAACCGGCGGGTGCTCCTGTGCGCGGTGCTTGCGCTTATCTGTATCGGCGTGGTCATGGTCTATTCCAGCAGTTTCTTCCTTGCCGAGCGCACCTCGTCATTCTCCAACGGATATTTCTTCTTCAATAAACACCTGACCTGGGTGCTCATTTCCATCGTGGCGATGCTCTTAATCAAGGAAATCCCGTACCAATTCTATTCCAAAATCAGCTTTATCATGCTCCTCGTAACGGCCGGGCTCTTGGTGGCGGTATTTGTCCCGGGCGTCGGCAGATATTATTACGGGGCGCACCGCTGGATAAAAATAGGTCCGGTCGGATTCCAGCCCTCGGAGTTCGTCAAGTTCGGGCTTATCATATTCATCGCCGCGTTTATCAGCAAGGACCCGGAGCGGCTGCGCGACTTTAAAAAGGGCCTGCTTCCGCTCCTTATCATCATCGGAGTGGTCTTGGGATTAATCATGGTCGAGCCTGATATCGGGACGACCGCGTTTCTGGTCATAATCGCCAGCATCCTCATATTCGTCGGCGGGGCGAAGCTTATGCACACCGTTCCGATAGTCGCTTCCGTCGTCGTCTTAGGGGCAATCGCGGCGTTCGTCTTTTTCCCGCATGTCGTGGACCGCTGCACGACCTTCCTTGACCCGACGGCAGACCCGGGCGGCAAGGGCTACCAGATAAACCAGGCGCTTATCGGGCTGGGCGCGGGCGGCTTTAACGGGGCCGGCATCGGCCTTTCCAAGCAGAAACTCTTTTACCTCCCTCAGCAGCATACGGATTTCATAATGGCAATCATCGGGGAGGAATTCGGGTTTATCGGCATTATGTTTATCATGTTCCTGTTCTTCCTCATCTTCTGGAAAGGATGGCAGGTCTTTAGGAAATCTACGGATAACTTTGCCGCGCTATTGAGTTTGGGAATCACCTTGATTATCACCCTGCAGGCATTGCTTAATCTTGCCGTGGTCACCGCCTCCATGCCGACCAAGGGGATGGGCATGCCCTTTATCAGTTACGGCGGCTCGGCAATCCTTGCCACCATGTGCGGAGTGGGCATACTCCTTAATATAGCCAAGCAGACGGAGAAGAAACCGGCGCCTGCGGAAAAAGTAGTCAGTGGTTAG
- the murG gene encoding undecaprenyldiphospho-muramoylpentapeptide beta-N-acetylglucosaminyltransferase, whose translation MKIVIAGGGTGGHLFPGIALAQSLSRKDKQLTTKNETLFLCTDRPFDAKQLARYQFDYKIVSSPRLSASPLFIFKLIKSVNTAYRIMSRFNPDCVIGLGGYGSFSTLLVAKMRGIPIILLEQNVLPGKVTRRFSAWARYVACQWKGSARHLANPLRARLTGSPVRDEIKRIARRDAASKLGINPSRKTLAIIGGSQGAEAINRFILDNIDLVKSYKDRIALIHLCGEKDYPALKEAYSKCDGLSYHLSPFTEDMSTVYSAADLVLARSGGITIAELTALGLPAVLVPFPYAAENHQYYNALGMTNQNASILIEQKDLSPDKLKHIIEKVLLDEPTLSKMAEASKTLGNPDSSQKIIALMK comes from the coding sequence ATGAAAATAGTTATTGCCGGCGGCGGAACAGGCGGACACCTCTTTCCCGGTATCGCCTTAGCCCAATCCCTTTCCCGTAAGGACAAACAACTGACAACTAAAAACGAAACGCTGTTTCTCTGCACCGACCGCCCCTTTGACGCCAAACAGCTCGCGCGATATCAATTTGATTATAAAATAGTCTCTTCTCCTCGCCTGAGCGCCTCCCCGTTATTTATCTTTAAGCTGATTAAATCCGTAAACACCGCATACCGGATTATGAGCAGATTTAATCCGGATTGCGTCATCGGACTGGGCGGATATGGCTCTTTTTCCACGCTCCTGGTCGCCAAGATGCGCGGGATTCCGATTATCCTTCTTGAGCAGAACGTCCTGCCGGGTAAGGTTACGAGGCGCTTTTCCGCCTGGGCGAGATATGTCGCCTGCCAGTGGAAAGGTTCGGCAAGGCATCTGGCAAATCCCTTACGGGCGCGGCTTACCGGAAGCCCGGTCCGGGATGAGATAAAGAGGATAGCTCGGCGCGACGCCGCTTCGAAACTCGGGATTAACCCTTCCCGTAAAACCCTTGCCATAATCGGCGGGAGTCAGGGGGCAGAGGCTATCAACAGGTTCATCCTTGATAATATCGACCTCGTGAAATCATATAAAGACAGAATCGCCCTTATACATCTATGCGGAGAAAAGGATTATCCCGCGCTTAAAGAGGCGTATAGTAAATGTGATGGTTTATCCTATCATCTTTCCCCGTTTACCGAGGATATGAGCACGGTTTACAGCGCGGCTGATTTGGTGCTGGCGCGCTCGGGTGGTATTACCATTGCTGAGCTGACCGCGCTTGGACTTCCGGCGGTTTTGGTTCCCTTCCCCTACGCCGCGGAGAATCATCAGTATTACAACGCGTTAGGCATGACGAACCAAAATGCTAGTATTCTTATCGAGCAAAAAGACCTCTCACCCGACAAGCTGAAACACATCATTGAGAAAGTATTACTTGACGAACCAACATTAAGCAAAATGGCGGAGGCGAGCAAAACCTTAGGAAATCCTGATTCATCCCAAAAGATTATCGCACTGATGAAATGA
- a CDS encoding NYN domain-containing protein — protein sequence MNRVTVFIDGFNLYHSLNARPFFYKYKWLNLAKLAACFINPKNTEIIEIYYFTAYSTWNKDKLNRHQTYVKALQFVNVKPILGVFRYIDLTCPVCHKSYNTFREKRTDVNIAINLFQTAIDDTWDTALIISGDSDLIPAIASIKKKFPAKRIGVVIPIGRRAEELKQVADFHMKIKTKHLATCQFDDVIKVDNSLTLNRPSSWK from the coding sequence ATGAATAGAGTCACCGTTTTTATTGATGGATTTAATCTTTACCATTCTTTAAACGCTCGCCCATTTTTTTATAAATATAAATGGTTAAATCTTGCAAAATTAGCCGCTTGTTTCATAAATCCCAAAAACACCGAAATCATTGAGATCTATTATTTCACCGCTTATTCAACTTGGAATAAAGATAAGTTAAACAGGCATCAAACTTATGTAAAAGCATTGCAATTTGTTAATGTAAAACCGATTTTAGGCGTATTTCGATATATAGATTTAACCTGTCCGGTTTGCCATAAATCTTATAATACTTTTAGAGAAAAGAGAACGGATGTAAATATTGCGATAAATCTTTTCCAAACAGCAATAGATGATACATGGGATACGGCACTAATAATTTCCGGTGATAGTGATTTAATTCCCGCAATAGCGAGTATTAAGAAAAAATTCCCGGCAAAAAGAATCGGAGTTGTTATACCAATCGGCAGAAGAGCCGAGGAATTAAAACAGGTGGCTGATTTTCACATGAAGATAAAAACAAAGCATTTAGCAACCTGTCAGTTTGATGACGTTATAAAAGTCGATAATTCTCTTACATTGAATCGCCCCTCTTCATGGAAATAA
- the mfd gene encoding transcription-repair coupling factor, whose amino-acid sequence MKSAWLNEITETLSKGASCQLGGLWGSSYAYILSEALSRLPEGKKPKTLLVVLPTIEEAELAGDDFASFMGKGKYALELFPFSETGDISTEPEVFSRRLQVASKLISGTLPETIIIASVQALAQMIPSPKTLLRDFITLKTGESFNADKISARLIDEGFTRQSEVTAPGEFSVRGGIIDIFSPDSSTPVRIELSGDKIESLRAFSPDDQSSREAMDEIKLCLNKLEQAESYLVDYLPKNTLIAVKEPSLVYEHLAPQGEEIVKKIQSYQHISFQTLPTVEGANFQITSLQRFNGGLTGIAGELETLIQKGLALTIFCQNKAEVSRLHELLPRGEKDIEIKTGRLNAGFIFPEISRAFISYNELFNRYHKPRRFRSSKEADKAKADLLEPFLDLEKGDFVVHLKYGIGRFKGIEQLDKNGYLHEYLVIEYQDRAKIYVPVHQADMVEKYIAGTDRPPQLSRLGTDQWDIRKERVKTAISHFARELLEIQALRETQKGIAFPPDTEWQNEFEAAFPYEETPDQLQTNEIIKEDMKSSQPMDRLICGDVGYGKTELAIRAAFKAAAAGYQVAVLVPTTILAQQHYQTFRERMADYPVRVEMISRFRSKSEQQKIIADVREGTVDIIIGTHRLVQPDIEFKNLGLIVIDEEQRFGVEHKERLRKLKALVDALTLTATPIPRTLHMSLLGIRDISTLATPPLDRRAVVTQIIPFDESIVRMAITRELKREGQIYFVHNRIYDIEKIADRIKAIVPGARVAVGHGQLPEAELEETMKKFIEGETDILVSTNIIESGLDIPRVNTIFIHNADNFGLADLHQLRGRVGRYKHQAYAYLIASPKVSTGDATKRLKAITEFNELGAGFKIALRDMEIRGVGNILGREQHGHIASVGYDLYCKLLEQSVKMLKGAKTGQEVKSSSPAETSIELRLNAYLPVDYVTSEKQRMKLYRKISRISGVGAANEIRNELKDRFGTSIPPEIENLLELAHIKILAQRHSIVSIVQIEEPKSQLILHYMDSAKAKKLKNKNREVVRIVDNDTMHINLPPKIADEPDKLLEFVKKVLS is encoded by the coding sequence ATGAAATCGGCCTGGTTAAACGAGATAACGGAAACCCTTTCAAAAGGCGCTTCCTGCCAACTGGGCGGGCTGTGGGGCTCCTCTTACGCATACATATTATCAGAAGCCTTAAGCCGCCTGCCCGAAGGGAAAAAACCCAAAACGCTTCTGGTCGTCTTGCCGACTATAGAAGAAGCAGAGCTTGCCGGAGATGATTTCGCCTCGTTCATGGGGAAAGGAAAATATGCCTTAGAACTATTCCCTTTCAGCGAGACGGGCGATATCTCAACCGAGCCGGAAGTATTCAGCCGTAGATTGCAGGTTGCCTCAAAATTAATCTCCGGAACTCTTCCCGAAACGATTATTATCGCTTCCGTCCAGGCATTGGCGCAAATGATTCCCTCCCCCAAAACGTTGCTGCGGGATTTTATCACCCTGAAAACCGGCGAGAGTTTCAATGCGGATAAAATCTCCGCCCGCCTGATTGACGAAGGCTTTACGCGGCAATCCGAAGTAACCGCGCCGGGCGAGTTCTCCGTCCGCGGCGGCATTATCGATATATTCTCTCCGGACAGCTCTACTCCGGTCCGCATCGAACTCTCCGGTGACAAAATAGAATCCCTGCGCGCCTTCAGCCCGGATGACCAAAGCTCGCGCGAGGCGATGGATGAAATAAAGCTGTGCCTCAATAAGCTGGAACAGGCAGAAAGTTATCTCGTTGATTATCTGCCCAAGAACACTTTAATCGCCGTCAAGGAGCCGTCTCTGGTTTATGAGCATCTTGCGCCGCAGGGAGAAGAAATAGTAAAAAAGATACAATCATATCAACATATAAGCTTTCAAACCTTACCAACTGTTGAAGGGGCAAACTTCCAGATAACCTCTCTCCAGCGCTTTAACGGCGGCTTGACCGGCATTGCCGGCGAACTGGAAACGCTCATCCAAAAAGGTTTAGCGCTCACCATCTTCTGCCAGAACAAGGCCGAAGTCAGCCGCCTGCACGAGCTCCTGCCGCGCGGGGAAAAAGATATCGAGATTAAAACCGGACGGCTCAACGCCGGATTTATCTTCCCGGAAATATCCCGCGCCTTTATCAGCTACAACGAGCTCTTTAACCGCTACCATAAACCGCGCCGCTTCCGTTCATCAAAGGAAGCCGATAAGGCAAAAGCAGATCTGCTTGAACCCTTTCTGGATTTGGAAAAAGGAGATTTTGTCGTCCACCTGAAATACGGCATCGGACGCTTTAAAGGAATCGAACAGCTCGATAAAAACGGGTATCTCCACGAATACCTGGTGATAGAATACCAGGACCGCGCCAAAATCTATGTCCCGGTCCATCAGGCGGACATGGTGGAAAAATATATTGCCGGAACCGACCGTCCGCCGCAGCTTTCGCGCCTGGGCACGGACCAGTGGGATATCCGCAAGGAACGGGTCAAGACCGCGATTTCCCATTTCGCCCGCGAGTTGTTGGAAATACAGGCGCTGCGCGAAACACAGAAAGGCATCGCCTTTCCGCCGGATACCGAATGGCAGAATGAATTCGAGGCGGCCTTCCCTTACGAAGAAACACCCGACCAGCTCCAGACCAACGAAATAATCAAAGAGGATATGAAATCATCACAGCCCATGGACCGGCTTATCTGCGGGGATGTCGGCTACGGCAAGACCGAACTTGCCATACGCGCCGCCTTCAAAGCCGCCGCGGCCGGTTACCAGGTGGCCGTGCTCGTCCCGACCACCATTCTCGCCCAGCAGCATTACCAGACCTTCCGCGAGCGTATGGCGGATTATCCGGTCCGGGTAGAAATGATTTCCCGCTTCCGGAGCAAATCCGAACAGCAGAAAATTATCGCGGATGTCCGGGAAGGCACGGTTGATATCATCATCGGCACTCACCGGCTGGTCCAGCCGGATATCGAATTTAAGAACCTCGGGCTGATTGTAATAGACGAGGAACAGCGCTTCGGGGTGGAACACAAGGAACGCCTGAGGAAACTCAAGGCGCTGGTCGATGCCCTGACCCTGACCGCCACGCCGATTCCCCGGACGCTCCATATGTCCCTCTTGGGCATCCGCGATATTTCCACTCTTGCCACTCCGCCCCTTGACCGCCGCGCGGTCGTTACCCAGATTATCCCCTTTGATGAATCCATTGTCCGTATGGCAATCACACGCGAGTTGAAGCGCGAAGGCCAAATCTATTTCGTCCATAACCGCATCTATGATATCGAAAAGATTGCCGACCGGATAAAGGCAATCGTGCCGGGCGCGCGCGTGGCTGTTGGCCACGGGCAATTGCCGGAGGCGGAACTGGAAGAAACCATGAAGAAGTTTATCGAGGGCGAAACCGATATCCTCGTTTCCACCAACATCATTGAGTCGGGGCTGGATATCCCGCGGGTCAATACCATCTTTATCCACAATGCGGATAATTTCGGCCTGGCGGATTTACACCAATTAAGGGGGCGTGTCGGAAGATACAAGCACCAGGCGTATGCTTATTTGATTGCCTCTCCCAAAGTATCAACCGGTGACGCCACCAAACGCCTGAAGGCAATCACGGAGTTTAACGAACTCGGCGCCGGGTTTAAGATTGCACTGCGCGATATGGAAATACGGGGCGTGGGGAATATCCTGGGGCGCGAACAGCACGGGCATATCGCCTCGGTCGGCTACGACCTCTATTGCAAACTGCTCGAGCAATCCGTAAAAATGCTCAAGGGCGCGAAAACCGGGCAGGAAGTGAAATCCTCCTCCCCCGCGGAAACGAGCATAGAGTTAAGGTTGAATGCTTATTTACCGGTTGATTATGTCACCTCGGAAAAGCAGAGGATGAAGCTCTACCGCAAAATCAGCCGTATCTCCGGTGTCGGGGCAGCGAACGAAATACGCAATGAACTTAAAGACCGCTTTGGAACGAGCATACCGCCGGAAATCGAAAACCTGCTGGAACTGGCTCATATAAAAATACTGGCTCAAAGACATTCTATAGTATCCATTGTCCAGATCGAAGAACCCAAGAGCCAGCTTATCTTACATTATATGGACAGCGCCAAGGCGAAGAAGCTAAAGAACAAAAACCGTGAAGTCGTGAGGATTGTTGACAATGACACGATGCATATAAACCTGCCGCCAAAGATTGCGGACGAGCCCGATAAGCTTCTTGAATTTGTTAAGAAGGTGCTCTCGTAA
- a CDS encoding helix-turn-helix domain-containing protein encodes MSPKRVIIVLPPSEYTRLKDYMINLSIQGKWKERRRAEAVIKASDGFSVPQIAEITKSNKRSIYRWMKNYQDKGIYGLYRAIYHIKLTDVQVEELLKTSNWAAVKNRKTLKKFRDRWTFREMSEWVKNKWGIKISPEAVRKMTYRQLKPWLPTPRKRAEIDTKPPLEKK; translated from the coding sequence ATGAGCCCTAAACGAGTAATAATAGTCCTTCCTCCTTCGGAATATACCAGGTTAAAGGATTATATGATTAACCTCAGCATACAGGGAAAATGGAAAGAACGGCGGCGGGCAGAAGCGGTTATTAAGGCAAGCGACGGATTTTCCGTCCCGCAAATCGCCGAAATAACAAAATCGAATAAACGCTCGATTTACCGCTGGATGAAAAACTATCAGGACAAAGGCATATACGGATTATACCGGGCGATTTATCATATCAAATTAACCGACGTGCAGGTGGAAGAACTGCTGAAAACAAGCAACTGGGCCGCGGTGAAAAACCGCAAGACTCTTAAAAAATTCCGCGATCGGTGGACTTTCCGCGAGATGTCCGAATGGGTAAAAAATAAATGGGGTATCAAGATTTCTCCGGAAGCGGTAAGGAAGATGACCTACCGCCAGTTAAAACCGTGGCTTCCCACCCCGCGCAAAAGAGCTGAAATTGATACAAAACCGCCGCTGGAAAAGAAGTAA
- the mraY gene encoding phospho-N-acetylmuramoyl-pentapeptide-transferase, whose protein sequence is MLYRLISPIFEQFKYITFRSAFAAMFAFVLCLIVAPMIIRVLKAKKIAERTEKKDSELLVKLHEGKSSTPTMGGIIILLGLIGATLLFGRLNNIFVVYAILLTTGLGLIGFIDDYVKLTAAKQHGITKSTKFFSQMLLGLAVGFGLWYYFRTHLPDATKLYIPLFKTTIELGWFYPIFVALVITASSNAVNLTDGLDGLAIGCLSMAVLGYTIMVYVVGRVDYSGYLGIPYVPGVGEVTVFSAALVGAAMGFLWFNSHPAEVFMGDTGAVALGGALGFIAVCAKQELLLFLVGAIFVIETLSVIIQVISFRGWGKRVFKIAPLHHHFQFAGWAEPKITVRFWIVAAILALLSIALLKIEVF, encoded by the coding sequence ATGTTATATCGTTTGATTTCCCCCATTTTCGAGCAGTTCAAATACATCACTTTCCGTTCGGCATTCGCCGCCATGTTCGCCTTTGTCCTGTGCCTGATAGTCGCGCCCATGATTATCCGGGTGCTTAAAGCAAAGAAAATCGCCGAACGCACGGAGAAAAAGGATTCCGAACTTCTGGTAAAACTGCACGAAGGCAAATCCTCCACCCCGACCATGGGCGGAATCATCATACTCCTGGGGCTAATCGGGGCGACGCTCCTCTTCGGCCGCCTCAATAATATCTTCGTCGTCTACGCGATACTCTTGACGACCGGCCTCGGGTTAATCGGCTTCATCGATGATTACGTCAAGCTGACCGCCGCCAAGCAGCACGGCATCACCAAATCCACCAAGTTTTTCAGCCAGATGCTCTTGGGCCTGGCCGTCGGTTTCGGCCTATGGTATTATTTCCGGACGCATCTCCCGGACGCGACCAAACTTTATATTCCATTATTCAAGACCACCATCGAATTAGGCTGGTTCTATCCGATATTCGTGGCGCTGGTCATCACGGCGAGTTCCAACGCGGTCAATCTTACGGATGGATTAGACGGCCTGGCTATAGGATGCCTGAGCATGGCGGTTCTGGGTTACACCATCATGGTCTACGTCGTCGGCCGTGTTGACTATTCGGGATATTTGGGAATTCCCTATGTCCCGGGCGTGGGGGAAGTGACCGTTTTCAGTGCCGCCCTAGTCGGCGCGGCAATGGGTTTCCTCTGGTTCAATTCCCATCCGGCCGAGGTCTTTATGGGCGATACCGGCGCGGTCGCGCTTGGGGGCGCCTTAGGATTTATCGCCGTCTGCGCCAAGCAGGAATTATTGCTATTCCTGGTCGGCGCGATATTCGTCATAGAAACGCTCTCTGTCATCATCCAGGTCATCTCCTTCCGCGGATGGGGCAAACGCGTCTTTAAGATAGCTCCTTTACACCATCACTTCCAGTTTGCCGGATGGGCGGAGCCGAAAATAACCGTCCGCTTCTGGATTGTCGCGGCGATTCTGGCGCTTTTGAGTATTGCCCTGTTGAAGATAGAGGTCTTTTAA